From a single Paraburkholderia sp. FT54 genomic region:
- a CDS encoding TIGR00730 family Rossman fold protein, producing MTKRKVIPSLRSLADQERATAKKARASWQMFTIMAEFIEATEYLSEIRPAVSIYGSARLKPNSPYYKLATQIARKLSDAGFAVISGGGPGIMEAANRGAHAGKAPSVGLNIELPHEQSGNQWQDISLRFRHFFTRKVTFVKNSDAVIVMPGGFGTLDELAEVLTLIQTKKSRHVPIILVGAEFWEGLLAWFKNSLTPMGLINPTDMDLMQVIDDPDQVLEAVLKFYEDREETEPQPTKSDEDRMFYL from the coding sequence ATGACTAAGAGAAAAGTGATTCCGAGTCTGCGATCACTCGCAGATCAAGAGCGCGCAACGGCCAAAAAGGCCCGCGCATCGTGGCAGATGTTCACGATTATGGCAGAGTTTATCGAGGCGACCGAGTACCTCTCGGAGATTCGTCCGGCTGTCAGCATTTACGGTTCAGCGCGCCTGAAGCCGAACTCGCCCTACTACAAACTGGCCACGCAAATCGCGCGCAAGCTCTCGGACGCCGGCTTCGCCGTGATCTCGGGCGGCGGCCCGGGCATCATGGAAGCGGCCAACAGGGGCGCCCATGCGGGCAAGGCGCCTTCGGTCGGCCTGAACATCGAATTGCCGCACGAGCAATCGGGCAATCAGTGGCAAGACATCTCGTTGCGCTTCCGCCATTTCTTCACGCGCAAGGTCACGTTCGTGAAGAACTCGGACGCGGTGATCGTGATGCCCGGCGGCTTCGGCACGCTGGACGAACTCGCCGAAGTACTCACGCTGATCCAGACCAAGAAGTCGCGCCATGTGCCGATCATTCTGGTGGGTGCCGAGTTCTGGGAAGGTCTGCTTGCGTGGTTCAAGAACTCGCTCACGCCCATGGGCCTGATCAATCCGACCGACATGGATCTCATGCAGGTCATCGACGACCCGGACCAGGTGCTCGAAGCGGTGCTGAAGTTCTATGAAGACCGCGAAGAAACCGAGCCACAGCCAACCAAGTCGGACGAAGACCGGATGTTCTATCTGTGA
- a CDS encoding chromate transporter yields the protein MDHDLTSPALAPTPTLREIFGGFLSLGLISFGGALPLARRALVEQRRWLSADEFTDLLGLCQFLPGGNVINLSVAMGMRFRGVPGALAGLLGLIAGPSLVVIGLGVLYEHTQNDPHIRHLFAGLAAAAAGLLISMAAKILLPLRHSPMAALIAALGFMAIAIMRLPLLPTMLVLTPLSIYLASRSTR from the coding sequence ATGGACCACGATCTCACCTCGCCCGCGCTGGCGCCTACGCCCACATTGCGGGAAATCTTCGGCGGCTTTCTCAGCCTCGGGCTGATCTCCTTCGGCGGCGCACTGCCGCTGGCGCGGCGCGCACTAGTCGAGCAACGCCGCTGGCTGAGCGCCGACGAATTCACCGACCTGCTGGGCCTCTGCCAGTTTTTGCCGGGCGGCAACGTGATCAATCTCTCGGTGGCGATGGGCATGCGCTTTCGCGGCGTGCCGGGCGCGCTAGCCGGCTTGCTCGGACTGATCGCGGGACCGTCGCTGGTGGTGATCGGCCTCGGCGTGTTGTACGAGCACACGCAGAACGACCCGCACATTCGCCATCTGTTTGCCGGTCTCGCCGCCGCCGCGGCCGGCCTGTTGATCTCGATGGCCGCGAAAATCCTGCTGCCGCTGCGGCATAGTCCGATGGCCGCGCTCATCGCCGCGCTCGGCTTCATGGCGATTGCGATCATGCGGCTGCCGCTGCTGCCCACCATGCTGGTGCTGACGCCGCTCAGCATCTATCTCGCGTCGAGGAGCACGCGATGA
- a CDS encoding chromate transporter, protein MNETLIALAVIFSQLSLLAFGGGNTILPEMQRQVVDVHHWMPASEFSALFALAQAAPGPNLMIVTLIGWHVAGWAGMLVTSVAKFGPSSLVTIFAVHAWERFKHRPWRRYAQLGLAPVTAGIVAASAALIAEASNMTAIAWAITGFTTVMAMTTRIHPLWLLAVGSLIGLTGFGQL, encoded by the coding sequence ATGAACGAGACGCTCATCGCCCTCGCCGTTATTTTCAGTCAGCTTTCGCTGCTTGCGTTTGGCGGCGGCAATACGATTCTTCCGGAGATGCAGCGCCAGGTGGTGGACGTGCATCACTGGATGCCGGCCAGCGAATTCAGCGCGCTGTTCGCGCTCGCGCAAGCCGCGCCGGGGCCGAATCTGATGATCGTCACGCTGATCGGATGGCACGTGGCCGGTTGGGCGGGCATGCTGGTGACGTCGGTGGCGAAGTTCGGGCCGTCGTCGCTAGTAACGATCTTCGCGGTGCATGCGTGGGAGCGGTTCAAGCACCGTCCGTGGCGTCGCTACGCGCAGCTGGGGCTGGCGCCGGTGACGGCCGGCATCGTCGCGGCGAGCGCGGCGCTGATTGCCGAAGCGTCGAACATGACGGCAATCGCGTGGGCGATCACCGGGTTCACCACTGTCATGGCGATGACGACGCGCATTCATCCGCTGTGGCTTCTGGCGGTCGGCAGCTTGATTGGACTGACTGGCTTCGGGCAGCTTTGA
- a CDS encoding AMP nucleosidase, translated as MNNDTNQRAVQTPANSFPTESFDDATEAVTRLSAIYEANTSFLRDAFARYRRNELFERRVRACYPFVRVCTEVNTHIDSRRSYGFVAGPGVFETTVTRPDLFGNYYREQLRLLAKNHHVQIEVGVSDQPIPIHFAFAEGIHLEGDLDRERLFLMRDVFDTPDLALLDDRIVNGTYEPLPGEPHPLALFTAARVDFSLHRLKHYTATSPTHCQNYVLYTNYQFYIDEFVKLGRTMMAHSDDEELRAYRSEYTSFVEPGDVVTYNENLGEQDQEGTAPPRLPQMPAYHLKRADGSGITMINIGVGPSNAKTITDHIAVLRPHAWIMLGHCAGLRNTQRLGDYVLAHGYVREDHVLDDDLPLWVPIPALAEVQVALERAVAQVTQLDGVELKRVMRTGTVASVDNRNWELRDHREPVQRLSQSRAVALDMESATIAANGFRFRVPYGTLLCVSDKPLHGELKLPGMADQFYRAQVDQHLQIGVKAMELLRMNGLHRLHSRKLRSFAEVAFQ; from the coding sequence ATGAACAACGATACCAATCAACGCGCGGTGCAGACTCCCGCCAACAGCTTCCCAACCGAATCGTTCGATGACGCTACCGAGGCCGTCACCCGCCTCTCGGCGATCTACGAAGCGAACACTTCGTTTCTGCGCGACGCCTTCGCGCGCTATCGCCGCAACGAATTATTCGAACGCCGGGTACGCGCCTGCTATCCCTTCGTGCGCGTGTGCACCGAGGTCAACACGCATATCGACTCGCGCCGTTCGTATGGCTTCGTCGCGGGTCCGGGCGTGTTCGAGACGACCGTCACGCGGCCCGATCTGTTCGGCAACTACTATCGCGAGCAACTGCGCCTGCTGGCTAAAAACCATCACGTGCAGATCGAAGTCGGCGTGTCGGACCAGCCGATTCCGATTCATTTCGCTTTCGCCGAAGGCATCCACCTCGAAGGCGATCTGGATCGCGAGCGCCTGTTCCTGATGCGCGACGTGTTCGACACCCCGGACCTGGCGCTGCTCGATGACCGCATCGTCAACGGCACGTATGAGCCGCTGCCGGGCGAGCCGCATCCGCTTGCGCTGTTCACGGCGGCGCGGGTGGATTTCTCGCTGCATCGGCTGAAGCACTATACGGCGACCTCGCCCACGCATTGCCAGAACTACGTGCTGTACACGAACTACCAGTTCTATATCGACGAATTCGTCAAACTCGGCCGCACGATGATGGCCCATTCCGACGACGAAGAACTGCGCGCCTATCGTAGCGAATACACGTCGTTCGTCGAGCCCGGCGACGTGGTCACATACAACGAGAATCTCGGTGAACAGGATCAGGAAGGCACCGCGCCGCCGCGTCTGCCGCAGATGCCCGCGTATCACCTGAAACGCGCGGATGGCAGCGGCATCACGATGATCAATATCGGCGTCGGACCGTCTAACGCGAAGACCATCACCGATCACATCGCGGTGCTGCGTCCGCATGCGTGGATCATGCTCGGCCATTGCGCGGGCCTGCGCAATACGCAGCGTCTCGGCGACTATGTGCTGGCGCACGGCTATGTGCGCGAGGATCACGTGCTCGACGACGACCTGCCGCTGTGGGTGCCGATTCCGGCGCTTGCTGAAGTGCAGGTGGCGCTGGAGCGCGCGGTCGCGCAGGTCACGCAACTGGACGGCGTCGAACTGAAGCGCGTGATGCGCACGGGCACGGTGGCGAGTGTGGACAACCGCAACTGGGAGTTGCGCGATCATCGCGAGCCGGTGCAGCGGCTCTCGCAAAGCCGCGCGGTCGCGCTCGACATGGAGAGCGCGACGATCGCCGCGAACGGCTTCCGTTTCCGCGTGCCTTACGGCACTTTGCTGTGCGTGTCGGACAAGCCCTTGCATGGCGAACTGAAGCTGCCCGGCATGGCGGATCAGTTCTATCGCGCGCAGGTCGATCAGCATCTGCAGATCGGCGTGAAGGCGATGGAGCTATTGCGGATGAACGGGCTGCATCGCTTGCACAGCCGCAAGCTGCGCAGCTTTGCGGAAGTGGCGTTTCAGTAA
- a CDS encoding homoserine kinase, whose product MAVFTAVTEPQLAEWMSHYDLGDVVEFRGISSGIENSNFFLTTTRGEYVLTIFEKLTAEQLPFYLNLMRHLAAHRVPVPDPMPREDGALFGTLHGKPAAIVTKLEGAPELTPGVEHCIEVGQMLARMHLAGRDYTGYQPNLRSLPWWQETVPTILPFLEGEQRELLSSELAHQKAFFASTDYAALPEGPCHADLFRDNAMFAHAAPETGHEVRLGGFFDFYFAGCDKWLFDVAVTVNDWCVDLATGKLDHARTEAMLRAYQTVRPFTAEENRHWGDMLRAGAYRFWVSRLYDFHLPRAAELLKPHDPGHFERILRERLTGVALPGIHTSCN is encoded by the coding sequence ATGGCTGTCTTCACCGCTGTCACCGAACCCCAACTTGCAGAATGGATGAGCCACTACGATCTCGGCGACGTCGTCGAATTTCGCGGCATTTCCTCCGGTATTGAGAACAGCAACTTTTTTCTGACGACGACGCGCGGCGAATACGTCCTCACGATTTTCGAAAAGCTGACGGCGGAACAACTGCCGTTCTATCTCAACCTCATGCGTCACCTGGCCGCGCATCGCGTGCCGGTGCCGGACCCCATGCCGCGCGAAGACGGCGCGCTGTTCGGCACCTTGCATGGCAAGCCCGCCGCCATCGTGACCAAGCTCGAGGGCGCGCCGGAACTGACGCCGGGCGTCGAACACTGCATCGAAGTCGGACAAATGCTGGCGCGCATGCACCTGGCAGGACGCGACTACACGGGCTATCAGCCGAATCTGCGCAGCTTGCCGTGGTGGCAGGAAACCGTACCCACCATCCTGCCGTTTCTGGAAGGCGAGCAACGCGAGTTGCTGTCGTCCGAACTGGCGCATCAGAAAGCCTTCTTCGCGTCGACCGATTACGCCGCGCTGCCCGAAGGCCCGTGCCACGCCGATCTGTTCCGCGACAACGCCATGTTCGCGCACGCTGCGCCGGAGACAGGCCACGAAGTGCGCCTCGGCGGTTTCTTCGACTTCTATTTCGCCGGCTGCGACAAGTGGCTGTTCGACGTGGCGGTGACGGTCAACGACTGGTGCGTCGACCTCGCCACCGGCAAACTCGACCACGCGCGCACCGAAGCCATGCTGCGCGCCTACCAGACCGTGCGCCCCTTCACGGCCGAAGAAAACCGCCATTGGGGCGACATGCTGCGAGCGGGCGCATACCGCTTCTGGGTCTCGCGCCTGTATGATTTTCATTTGCCGCGCGCGGCCGAACTGCTCAAACCGCACGATCCCGGCCATTTCGAGCGCATTCTGCGCGAACGCCTAACCGGCGTTGCACTTCCAGGCATCCATACCTCATGCAACTGA
- a CDS encoding BPSS1780 family membrane protein, whose product MQLIEVPAKAGYVWFRQGIWLFRKNPLAFLTLFFTYLLVMTLVSQIPVVGGVLPLAFIPGVAVGFMAACRNTIAGKPVFPTILVDGFHSYGPVVAKRLLVLGALYVVAMALVLAASALADGGMLLKVMLGAAAMDQDAIANSNIPLAVITALAVYIPVAMIFWFSPILAAWHDVPPVKAMFFSLVSCWRNRGAFIVFGALWFAVALTVSLGLSALMQALGAGDFAFAILMPATMIVTTMLYCSFYATYRGCFGVQTPETPDLPTTPAA is encoded by the coding sequence ATGCAACTGATCGAAGTCCCCGCGAAAGCCGGCTATGTGTGGTTCCGGCAGGGTATCTGGCTGTTCCGCAAGAACCCGCTCGCGTTCCTGACGCTGTTCTTCACCTATCTGCTGGTAATGACGCTCGTGTCGCAGATTCCGGTGGTCGGCGGCGTGTTGCCGCTGGCCTTCATTCCGGGCGTCGCGGTCGGCTTCATGGCGGCGTGCCGCAACACCATCGCCGGCAAGCCGGTGTTCCCGACCATTCTGGTGGACGGCTTTCACTCGTACGGCCCGGTGGTCGCCAAGCGGTTGCTGGTGCTCGGGGCGCTCTACGTCGTCGCAATGGCGCTGGTACTGGCCGCTTCGGCGCTCGCCGACGGCGGCATGCTGCTGAAGGTCATGCTCGGCGCCGCCGCGATGGATCAGGACGCAATCGCCAACAGCAATATCCCGCTGGCGGTGATTACAGCCCTCGCGGTCTACATTCCGGTGGCGATGATTTTCTGGTTCTCGCCGATTCTCGCCGCGTGGCATGACGTGCCGCCCGTCAAGGCGATGTTCTTCAGCCTCGTCAGTTGCTGGCGCAACCGCGGCGCGTTTATCGTGTTCGGCGCGCTGTGGTTCGCGGTGGCGTTGACGGTGTCGCTCGGCTTGTCGGCGCTGATGCAGGCGCTGGGCGCGGGCGACTTCGCGTTCGCGATCCTGATGCCCGCCACGATGATCGTCACGACCATGCTGTATTGCTCGTTCTACGCGACCTATCGCGGCTGCTTCGGCGTGCAAACGCCCGAAACACCGGACTTGCCGACCACGCCAGCAGCTTGA
- a CDS encoding MarR family transcriptional regulator encodes MTQRPALPFTLDEQLCFALYSTSLAMTKAYKPLLDKLGLTYPQYLAMLVLWESDDVAVKDMAARLNLDSATVTPLLKRLEAQGLLERVRGVDDERLVYIRLTKAGSALKRQAREVPAEILCATQQTPEFLLRLRDDLTRLRATLNDYMDH; translated from the coding sequence ATGACCCAACGGCCCGCTTTACCCTTCACGCTCGACGAGCAACTCTGCTTCGCCCTCTACTCCACCTCGCTTGCCATGACTAAGGCGTACAAGCCGCTGCTGGATAAGCTGGGCCTGACATATCCGCAATACCTGGCCATGCTGGTGCTGTGGGAGAGCGACGACGTCGCGGTCAAGGACATGGCCGCGCGTCTGAACCTCGATTCGGCGACGGTCACGCCGCTGCTCAAGCGCCTGGAGGCACAAGGGCTGCTGGAACGAGTGCGCGGCGTCGACGACGAACGTCTCGTGTATATCCGGCTCACCAAGGCCGGCTCGGCGCTCAAGCGGCAGGCCCGCGAGGTGCCCGCGGAAATCTTGTGCGCGACCCAGCAGACGCCCGAATTTCTGCTGCGTTTGCGCGACGACCTGACTCGCCTGCGCGCCACCCTCAACGATTACATGGACCACTAG
- a CDS encoding organic hydroperoxide resistance protein: MNILYKASATSTGGRDGRAVSSDNALDVKLAAPRELGGTGAAGTNPEQLFAAGYSACFLSAMKFVAGQKKQTLPADTQVTAEVGIGPNDKGGFALDIDLRVSLPGLDAGAAKELVDAAHQVCPYSNATRNNVDVRLQIA, translated from the coding sequence ATGAACATCCTCTACAAGGCAAGCGCAACGAGCACCGGTGGCCGCGACGGCCGTGCTGTATCGTCGGACAATGCATTGGACGTCAAGCTGGCAGCACCGCGTGAACTGGGCGGCACCGGCGCAGCGGGTACGAATCCGGAACAACTCTTCGCAGCCGGCTACTCGGCGTGTTTCCTGAGCGCCATGAAGTTTGTCGCCGGCCAGAAGAAGCAGACTTTGCCGGCGGACACGCAAGTCACCGCGGAAGTCGGCATCGGCCCCAACGACAAGGGCGGCTTCGCGCTCGACATCGATCTGCGCGTCTCGCTACCGGGTCTGGATGCCGGCGCGGCGAAGGAACTGGTCGACGCAGCGCATCAGGTCTGCCCGTACTCGAACGCCACGCGTAACAACGTCGACGTCCGCTTGCAAATCGCCTGA
- a CDS encoding deoxyribodipyrimidine photo-lyase, producing MTRVRRLSDTFDTGLVWFRRDLRSTDNAALYYALKHCERVWCAFVFDTTILQPLVDAWHARHPDTQPQDRRIEFILAALGELDEALRANGGGLIVLYGEPAELVPKLADELGVDAVFANHDYEPVAIERDETVRERLAGAGHQWLTFKDQVIFERDEVLTGQNKPFTVFTPYKTAWLKQLTAFDLKPYPVQTYTKHLAAPPSKQDRPLPTLDQLGFAPSNLAELELPTGMSGAQRLLDDFATRIDSYKERRDFPAAKGPSYLSMHLRFGTVSIRTLARLAHEMSLQPDGQGSATWLSELIWRDFYFMILAHHPRLANGASFKEEYDRLRWEHGPEADEAFAAWCDGRTGYPLVDAAMLQLNRTGYMHNRLRMVTASFLVKDLGVDWRLGERYFAEQLNDFDFSANNGGWQWAASTGCDAQPYFRIFNPITQSEKFDAEGRFIKHYLPQLAKLPSKWIHAPWLAGADRLAEFGVVLGKDYPAPIVDHAEARARTLARFGK from the coding sequence ATGACACGCGTCCGACGATTGAGCGACACCTTCGACACCGGTCTGGTCTGGTTTCGCCGCGACCTGCGCAGCACGGACAACGCCGCGCTCTACTACGCGCTCAAGCATTGCGAGCGCGTGTGGTGCGCATTCGTGTTCGACACGACGATCCTTCAGCCGCTGGTCGACGCGTGGCACGCTCGTCATCCGGACACGCAACCGCAGGATCGCCGCATCGAGTTCATTCTTGCGGCGCTCGGCGAACTGGACGAGGCGTTGCGCGCCAACGGCGGCGGCCTGATCGTGCTGTATGGCGAACCCGCCGAACTGGTGCCGAAGCTCGCCGACGAACTCGGAGTGGACGCGGTCTTCGCGAATCACGACTACGAACCGGTCGCAATCGAGCGCGACGAGACAGTCCGCGAGCGGCTCGCTGGAGCCGGACATCAGTGGCTGACGTTCAAGGATCAGGTGATTTTCGAGCGCGACGAAGTGCTCACCGGCCAGAACAAGCCGTTCACGGTGTTCACGCCGTACAAGACCGCATGGCTCAAGCAACTGACGGCCTTCGATTTGAAGCCGTATCCCGTGCAAACCTACACGAAGCATCTGGCCGCGCCGCCGTCGAAACAGGATCGCCCGTTACCGACGCTCGACCAGCTCGGGTTCGCGCCGAGCAACCTCGCCGAACTGGAGCTACCCACCGGCATGAGCGGCGCGCAGCGTCTGCTCGACGACTTCGCGACGCGCATCGACAGCTATAAGGAGCGGCGCGACTTCCCCGCTGCCAAGGGCCCAAGCTATCTGTCGATGCATCTGCGCTTCGGCACGGTGTCGATCCGCACGCTCGCGCGCCTCGCCCACGAGATGTCGCTGCAACCCGACGGCCAAGGCTCGGCGACATGGCTGTCGGAACTGATCTGGCGGGACTTCTACTTCATGATCCTGGCGCATCATCCGCGGCTGGCGAACGGCGCGTCGTTCAAGGAAGAATACGACCGGCTGCGCTGGGAGCACGGTCCGGAAGCGGACGAGGCGTTCGCCGCGTGGTGCGACGGTCGCACGGGCTACCCGCTCGTCGACGCCGCCATGCTGCAGCTGAACCGCACCGGCTATATGCACAACCGCTTGCGGATGGTGACGGCGAGTTTTCTTGTGAAGGATCTGGGCGTGGACTGGCGGCTCGGTGAGCGTTACTTCGCCGAACAGTTGAACGACTTCGACTTCTCGGCGAATAACGGTGGCTGGCAGTGGGCGGCATCGACGGGATGCGACGCGCAGCCTTATTTCCGTATCTTCAATCCGATCACGCAGTCCGAAAAATTCGACGCCGAAGGACGCTTTATCAAACACTATTTGCCCCAGCTCGCGAAGCTGCCGTCGAAATGGATTCATGCGCCGTGGTTGGCGGGAGCGGACCGGCTCGCGGAATTCGGCGTGGTATTGGGCAAAGACTATCCGGCACCGATCGTCGACCATGCCGAAGCGCGAGCGCGCACGCTGGCCCGATTCGGCAAGTGA
- a CDS encoding TspO/MBR family protein, whose product MRRLPSLLVFLVLAFAAAFVASRFLPDAWYVALQKPAFNPPDWVFPPAWSLLYVLMAIAAWRVWKRDGLSAAIVLWLVQLLFNAAWMWLFFGLHRPGVALTDILILLILIVALTGAFWRRDRWAGGLLMPYVAWVAFAAVLNHALWQMNPAV is encoded by the coding sequence ATGCGCCGATTGCCGTCACTGCTGGTATTTCTTGTTCTGGCGTTCGCAGCCGCGTTCGTCGCGAGCCGGTTTCTGCCTGACGCCTGGTATGTGGCGCTGCAAAAGCCCGCGTTCAATCCGCCGGACTGGGTGTTCCCGCCGGCCTGGTCGCTGCTTTATGTGCTGATGGCGATTGCCGCCTGGCGCGTATGGAAACGCGACGGCCTGAGCGCAGCGATCGTTTTATGGCTGGTGCAGCTGCTGTTCAACGCAGCCTGGATGTGGCTTTTTTTCGGCCTGCATCGGCCGGGCGTGGCGCTGACGGATATTCTGATACTACTGATATTGATCGTCGCGCTGACAGGCGCATTCTGGCGACGGGACCGCTGGGCAGGCGGACTATTGATGCCCTATGTCGCTTGGGTGGCGTTCGCCGCGGTGTTGAATCACGCGTTGTGGCAAATGAATCCGGCTGTCTGA
- a CDS encoding DUF3563 family protein, whose translation MYLLSRLFLFLTKSPDQLAKERADAFLAEATDLYDLEFRMRKLDREANVRQPSWMSQH comes from the coding sequence ATGTATCTGCTTAGCCGGCTGTTTCTGTTTCTGACCAAATCGCCCGATCAACTCGCAAAGGAACGCGCTGACGCTTTCCTCGCCGAAGCAACCGATCTGTACGATCTGGAATTCCGTATGCGCAAGCTGGATCGCGAGGCGAATGTCCGCCAACCGTCGTGGATGAGCCAGCACTGA
- a CDS encoding PHB depolymerase family esterase, giving the protein MAKSLSKIWLRGLKRLLAIQTEHARKTTKRTTTRPARPATSKPSTKVRPLKPAAAVRAPAKRDVPRPAARESRVRPRASAWASGSWTRSFHSAPAAPGRLVNHLQYGLYVPSGHALEAMPLVVMLHGCTQSIDEFAEGTRMNVLADRFGFAVVYPEQSKHVHSHRCWHWYDAGESAGGAEARAVVSLVGALVAQHGFDSERVYVAGISAGAGLTALLAVNYPDHFAAVALHSGPAFGEARSGVAAMDVMRRGARREPAELVDETADVARYPGMPAIIIHGDADHVVSPVNADQLAVQFLRLNRIVDQNGARKSGEVREERKGGMVMRDYLRGGRRVVRLCRVQGLAHAWSGGDDAVPFHSAKGPDASAMVWEFFKHQRRTDTGRIAEADATAASAGAR; this is encoded by the coding sequence ATGGCAAAAAGTCTATCGAAAATCTGGCTGCGCGGTCTCAAGCGCCTGCTCGCGATCCAAACCGAGCACGCTCGCAAAACCACCAAGCGCACCACGACGCGACCGGCCCGGCCCGCCACCAGCAAGCCGTCCACCAAAGTTCGTCCGCTCAAGCCGGCCGCCGCGGTGCGTGCGCCCGCCAAACGTGACGTGCCGCGCCCCGCTGCCCGCGAGTCGCGTGTGCGTCCGCGCGCGTCAGCGTGGGCGAGCGGCTCGTGGACGCGCTCGTTCCACTCCGCACCTGCCGCGCCCGGCCGGCTGGTCAATCATCTCCAGTACGGCTTGTATGTCCCGTCGGGCCATGCGCTCGAGGCCATGCCGCTGGTGGTGATGCTGCACGGCTGCACGCAGTCGATCGATGAATTCGCAGAAGGCACGAGGATGAACGTGCTGGCCGACCGTTTCGGTTTTGCCGTGGTTTATCCGGAACAGTCGAAACACGTGCACTCGCACCGCTGCTGGCATTGGTACGACGCCGGCGAAAGCGCCGGCGGCGCCGAAGCGCGCGCCGTGGTTTCGCTGGTGGGGGCGCTGGTCGCGCAGCATGGTTTCGACAGCGAGCGCGTATACGTCGCCGGAATCTCCGCTGGCGCCGGCCTCACGGCGCTTCTGGCCGTCAACTATCCGGACCATTTCGCGGCAGTTGCGTTGCATTCCGGCCCCGCTTTCGGCGAGGCGCGTTCGGGCGTCGCGGCGATGGACGTGATGCGGCGCGGCGCGCGCCGCGAACCGGCCGAGCTAGTCGACGAAACCGCCGATGTGGCTCGTTACCCCGGCATGCCCGCCATCATCATCCACGGCGACGCGGACCACGTGGTTTCGCCGGTCAACGCGGATCAGCTGGCGGTGCAGTTTCTCCGCCTGAACCGCATCGTCGACCAGAACGGCGCGCGTAAATCCGGTGAAGTCCGCGAAGAACGCAAGGGCGGCATGGTCATGCGCGATTACCTGCGCGGCGGACGGCGGGTGGTACGGCTGTGCCGCGTGCAAGGGTTGGCTCATGCCTGGAGCGGCGGCGACGACGCGGTGCCGTTTCATTCCGCCAAAGGTCCGGACGCCAGTGCGATGGTGTGGGAATTTTTCAAACATCAGCGCCGCACGGACACGGGCCGCATCGCGGAAGCCGACGCCACAGCGGCCTCAGCAGGCGCTCGGTGA
- a CDS encoding phosphatase PAP2 family protein translates to MPDLPAHLWYSITSLGGAGMTLPLAFAIALWLAVGYTWRMAAGWLLLLGAAIGVVTVTKLAFLGWGVGVRELDFTGVSGHAMLSTAVYPVVLFLMLLPARPAIRLAGVLLGLAAGIAVGLSRVALSAHSPSEAITGCLTGALAALVFVRLAWHAEPGRLSALPVAVSMMVLAVLAHGVHVPTQRWVTHIALKVSGHDRPFIRAKWKAVRDVRPAAAPLSQTLNTLAPPQSSDA, encoded by the coding sequence ATGCCCGATTTACCTGCCCACCTTTGGTATTCGATCACCAGCCTCGGCGGCGCCGGCATGACGCTGCCGCTCGCGTTCGCCATCGCGCTGTGGCTGGCGGTCGGCTACACGTGGCGCATGGCGGCGGGCTGGCTGCTGCTGCTCGGCGCGGCCATCGGCGTGGTGACCGTGACGAAACTGGCGTTCCTCGGTTGGGGTGTCGGCGTGCGAGAGCTGGACTTCACCGGCGTCAGTGGCCACGCCATGCTGTCCACCGCCGTCTATCCGGTTGTGCTGTTCCTCATGCTGTTGCCGGCACGGCCGGCCATCCGTCTAGCCGGGGTGCTGCTCGGCCTTGCCGCAGGGATCGCAGTGGGTTTGTCACGGGTCGCGCTGAGTGCTCATTCGCCTTCTGAAGCCATTACCGGCTGTTTGACCGGCGCCCTGGCCGCGCTGGTGTTCGTCCGTCTCGCGTGGCATGCGGAGCCGGGCCGGCTGTCGGCGCTGCCTGTCGCCGTCAGCATGATGGTCCTCGCGGTGCTGGCGCACGGCGTGCACGTGCCGACGCAGCGCTGGGTCACGCATATCGCGCTGAAAGTGTCTGGTCATGACAGACCGTTCATTCGCGCGAAGTGGAAGGCGGTGCGCGACGTCCGTCCGGCCGCGGCGCCGCTGTCGCAAACGCTCAACACGCTGGCGCCGCCGCAGTCGTCCGACGCCTGA